A portion of the Polaribacter cellanae genome contains these proteins:
- a CDS encoding CAL67264 family membrane protein, whose amino-acid sequence MGMNKNTVLAWATFIMIIVGLALIALGAFRYDDVAGWGFAAVGIGFFAVAWVFNALKGRV is encoded by the coding sequence ATGGGAATGAATAAAAATACAGTACTTGCATGGGCAACTTTTATTATGATTATAGTAGGATTGGCTTTAATTGCTTTGGGCGCATTTAGGTATGATGATGTTGCAGGTTGGGGTTTTGCAGCTGTTGGTATTGGTTTTTTTGCAGTAGCTTGGGTTTTTAACGCCTTAAAAGGAAGAGTATAA
- the ettA gene encoding energy-dependent translational throttle protein EttA, whose product MSDDKKVIFSMNKVSKTYQSTGKQVLKDIYLSFFYGAKIGILGLNGSGKSTLLKIIAGVEKNFQGDVTFSPGYKVGYLEQEPQLDPEKTVLEVVKEGVAETVAILNEYNKINDMFGLEEVYSDADKMEKLMNQQAELQDKIDAANAWELDTKLEIAMDALRTPDSDKKIGVLSGGEKRRVALCRLLLQEPEILLLDEPTNHLDAESVHWLEHHLAQYKGTVIAVTHDRYFLDNVAGWILELDRGEGIPWKGNYSSWLDQKSQRMAQESKTASKRQKTLERELEWVRQGTKGRQTKQKARLKNYDKLMSQDQKQVDEKLEIYIPNGPRLGTNVIEASGVSKAYGDKLLYENLEFNLPQAGIVGIIGPNGAGKTTIFRMIMGEETPDAGEFKVGETAKIAYVDQAHSDINPDKTIWENFSDGQDLVMMGGKQVNSRAYLSRFNFSGSEQNKKVATLSGGERNRLHLAMTLKEEGNVLLLDEPTNDLDVNTLRALEEGLENFAGCAVVISHDRWFLDRVCTHILAFEGDSQVYFFEGSFSDYEENKKKRLGGDLMPKRIKYKKLIR is encoded by the coding sequence ATGAGTGACGATAAGAAAGTCATCTTTTCGATGAATAAGGTTTCTAAAACCTATCAATCTACAGGAAAACAAGTTTTAAAAGATATTTATTTAAGCTTTTTCTATGGAGCTAAAATTGGTATTCTTGGTTTAAACGGATCAGGAAAATCTACATTGTTAAAAATAATCGCAGGTGTAGAAAAGAATTTCCAAGGAGATGTTACTTTTTCTCCTGGTTATAAAGTAGGTTATTTAGAGCAAGAACCACAATTAGATCCAGAAAAAACAGTGTTAGAAGTTGTAAAAGAAGGTGTTGCAGAAACTGTAGCAATTCTTAACGAATACAACAAAATAAATGATATGTTTGGTTTGGAAGAAGTGTATTCGGATGCAGATAAGATGGAAAAACTAATGAACCAACAAGCAGAATTACAAGATAAAATTGATGCTGCCAATGCTTGGGAATTAGATACCAAATTAGAAATTGCTATGGATGCTTTGCGTACACCAGATTCTGACAAGAAAATAGGGGTTTTATCAGGTGGAGAAAAACGTAGAGTTGCCTTGTGTAGATTGTTATTACAAGAACCAGAAATTTTATTGTTAGATGAGCCAACAAACCACTTGGATGCAGAATCTGTACATTGGTTAGAGCATCATTTGGCACAATATAAAGGAACTGTAATTGCAGTAACGCACGATAGATATTTCTTAGATAATGTTGCTGGATGGATTTTAGAATTAGATAGAGGTGAAGGAATTCCTTGGAAAGGAAACTACTCTTCTTGGTTAGACCAAAAATCGCAAAGAATGGCGCAAGAAAGCAAAACAGCTTCTAAACGTCAAAAAACGTTAGAACGAGAGTTAGAATGGGTTCGTCAAGGTACAAAAGGACGTCAAACCAAACAAAAAGCACGTTTAAAAAACTACGATAAATTAATGAGTCAAGACCAGAAACAGGTTGACGAAAAATTAGAAATTTACATTCCTAATGGACCACGTTTGGGAACCAATGTTATAGAAGCTTCAGGAGTTTCTAAAGCATATGGAGATAAATTGTTATATGAAAACTTAGAATTTAATTTACCACAAGCAGGAATTGTTGGAATTATCGGGCCAAATGGAGCTGGTAAAACCACTATTTTTAGAATGATTATGGGAGAAGAAACTCCTGATGCAGGAGAATTTAAAGTAGGTGAAACTGCAAAAATTGCCTACGTAGACCAGGCACATTCAGATATCAATCCAGATAAAACTATTTGGGAGAATTTTTCTGACGGCCAAGATTTGGTAATGATGGGAGGAAAGCAAGTAAATTCTCGTGCTTATTTAAGTCGTTTTAATTTCTCTGGAAGTGAGCAGAATAAAAAAGTAGCAACATTATCTGGTGGAGAAAGAAATCGTTTGCATTTAGCAATGACTTTAAAAGAAGAAGGAAACGTATTGTTATTAGATGAACCAACGAACGATTTAGATGTAAACACTTTACGAGCATTGGAAGAAGGTTTAGAAAACTTTGCAGGTTGTGCAGTGGTTATAAGTCACGATAGATGGTTTTTAGACAGGGTTTGTACACATATTTTAGCTTTCGAAGGCGATTCTCAAGTGTACTTTTTTGAAGGTTCTTTCTCTGATTATGAAGAAAATAAGAAAAAACGTTTGGGTGGTGATTTAATGCCAAAACGTATTAAATATAAAAAGTTAATTCGATAA
- a CDS encoding NADPH-dependent 2,4-dienoyl-CoA reductase: MKYKHIFEPLDLGFTTLKNRILMGSMHTGLEEEKNGIDKIAAYYAERAKGGVGLIVTGGIAPNIQGWTAPFSARMSTKKHAKHHQKITEAVHAVGGKICMQILHAGRYGYHPFNVAPSKIKSPITPFKPFKLKESGIKRTIRDFVNSAKLSKIAGYDGVEIMGSEGYLINQFIVKRTNKRTDSWGGDYKNRMRLPIELVKQTREAVGKEFIIIYRLSMLDLVENGSSWEEVVRLGKEIEKAGATIINTGIGWHEARIPTISTAVPRGAFTWVTKKMKEEISIPLITSNRINMPETAEKILAEGHADMISMARPFLADPEWVKKAKEERADEINTCIGCNQACLDHVFEQKVASCLVNPRACHETELNYNPTENKKKIAVIGAGPAGLAAATISAERGHKVTLFDADKEIGGQFNIAKQIPGKEEFYETLRYFRKQIELHNVTLKLNTRVSVEDLQSSDFDKIVIATGIKPRELKIEGIDHPKVLSYLDVLKHKKPVGKRVAVIGAGGIGFDVSEYLSHEGESTSQNIDAWLKEWGIDKSLEARSGIEGVEPEYHPSPREIFMFKRSAGKFGGNLGKTTGWIHRSTLKKKKVQFIGEVQYTKISDRGLHFIKEKENKVLEVDNVVICAGQVPFKELYQPLIDAGKSVHVIGGADFASELDAKRAINQGARLAAEL, from the coding sequence ATGAAATATAAACACATTTTTGAGCCATTAGATTTAGGATTTACAACTTTAAAAAATAGAATTTTAATGGGTTCTATGCATACAGGTTTAGAAGAAGAAAAAAACGGAATAGATAAAATTGCAGCTTATTATGCAGAAAGAGCAAAAGGTGGAGTAGGACTAATTGTTACTGGAGGAATCGCACCAAATATACAAGGTTGGACAGCTCCTTTTTCTGCAAGAATGTCAACCAAGAAACACGCAAAACATCATCAAAAAATAACAGAAGCTGTACATGCAGTAGGAGGAAAGATTTGTATGCAAATTTTACATGCAGGACGTTATGGATACCATCCTTTTAATGTTGCTCCATCAAAAATAAAATCGCCAATAACACCTTTTAAACCATTTAAATTAAAAGAATCTGGAATTAAAAGAACCATTCGCGATTTTGTAAACTCTGCAAAACTATCTAAAATTGCTGGTTATGATGGCGTTGAAATTATGGGTTCAGAAGGATATTTAATTAATCAATTTATTGTAAAAAGAACCAATAAAAGAACCGATTCTTGGGGGGGAGATTATAAAAACAGAATGCGTTTACCCATTGAATTGGTAAAACAAACAAGAGAAGCTGTGGGTAAAGAGTTTATTATTATTTACAGATTGTCGATGTTAGATTTGGTGGAGAATGGAAGTTCTTGGGAAGAAGTAGTTCGATTGGGAAAAGAAATCGAAAAAGCAGGAGCAACCATTATAAATACAGGAATTGGTTGGCACGAAGCAAGAATTCCAACCATTTCTACAGCAGTTCCAAGAGGTGCATTTACTTGGGTTACTAAAAAAATGAAGGAAGAAATTTCTATTCCATTAATTACTTCTAACAGAATTAATATGCCAGAAACTGCAGAGAAAATACTTGCAGAAGGACATGCAGATATGATTTCTATGGCAAGACCATTTTTAGCAGATCCTGAATGGGTAAAAAAAGCAAAAGAAGAAAGAGCAGATGAAATAAATACTTGTATTGGTTGCAATCAGGCTTGTTTAGACCATGTTTTCGAACAAAAGGTAGCAAGTTGTTTGGTAAATCCAAGAGCTTGTCATGAAACAGAATTAAACTATAATCCAACTGAAAATAAAAAGAAAATAGCCGTAATTGGAGCTGGACCTGCAGGTTTAGCAGCAGCAACAATTTCCGCAGAAAGAGGTCATAAAGTAACGTTATTTGATGCAGATAAGGAAATTGGTGGGCAATTTAACATCGCAAAACAAATTCCAGGGAAAGAAGAATTTTATGAAACATTGCGTTATTTTCGCAAACAAATAGAATTGCATAATGTTACTTTAAAATTAAATACCAGAGTTTCTGTGGAAGATTTACAGTCATCAGATTTCGATAAAATTGTAATTGCAACAGGAATTAAACCAAGAGAATTAAAAATAGAAGGCATAGATCACCCAAAAGTATTGAGCTATTTAGACGTTTTAAAACATAAAAAACCAGTAGGAAAACGAGTAGCAGTTATTGGAGCAGGAGGAATTGGTTTTGATGTTTCTGAATATTTATCGCACGAAGGAGAATCTACATCACAAAATATAGATGCTTGGTTAAAAGAATGGGGAATTGATAAATCTCTAGAAGCACGATCTGGAATTGAAGGTGTAGAACCAGAATATCATCCTTCTCCAAGAGAAATTTTTATGTTTAAAAGAAGTGCTGGAAAATTTGGTGGAAATTTAGGAAAAACAACAGGCTGGATTCATAGGTCTACTTTAAAGAAAAAGAAAGTGCAATTCATTGGAGAAGTACAATACACAAAGATTAGCGACCGAGGTTTACACTTCATAAAAGAGAAAGAAAATAAAGTTTTAGAAGTAGATAATGTGGTTATTTGTGCTGGGCAAGTTCCATTTAAAGAGTTATATCAACCTTTAATAGATGCAGGAAAAAGTGTACACGTAATTGGTGGCGCGGATTTTGCAAGTGAATTAGATGCAAAAAGAGCCATAAATCAAGGGGCGAGATTGGCAGCAGAGTTGTAA